A genomic segment from Aegilops tauschii subsp. strangulata cultivar AL8/78 chromosome 1, Aet v6.0, whole genome shotgun sequence encodes:
- the LOC141027150 gene encoding protein FAR1-RELATED SEQUENCE 5-like: protein MGILGDYHGGDQRHIGYVKRDVSNARSEMRQTMAFKDMVMTVKYFIRRQAESPQFFYATQVNKDTNAVEALFWVDGRTRALYPKYRDRVFFDTTFCTNKYNMPFAPIVGINNHLQTIVLGCALLPNEQIETFKWVFQQWLIAMNNEYPTNLMTDQCRAMETAISDVFPHTVHRCCNSHVQRKAREKLGRMLTRDSTFEKAFYECINESETVHQFEETWQHMLHCFQYAENRHLPNMWE, encoded by the coding sequence ATGGGTATCCTTGGAGATTATCATGGAGGTGATCAGAGGCACATTGGTTATGTGAAAAGAGATGTTTCAAATGCACGATCTGAGATGCGGCAAACCATGGCATTTAAGGATATGGTCATGACAGTGAAATACTTTATAAGGCGGCAAGCTGAAAGCCCACAATTCTTCTATGCAACACAAGTGAATAAGGACACCAATGCTGTGGAAGCATTGTTTTGGGTGGATGGGAGGACAAGAGCACTGTACCCCAAGTACAGGGACCGTGTCTTCTTTGATACAACCTTTTGCACCAACAAATACAACATGCCTTTTGCTCCCATAGTTGGCATCAACAACCATCTTCAGACTATTGTCCTAGGGTGTGCATTGCTTCCAAATGAGCAAATTGAAACCTTCAAGTGGGTCTTTCAGCAATGGTTGATTGCCATGAACAATGAGTACCCAACAAACCTTATGACAGACCAGTGCAGAGCAATGGAAACTGCCATTTCTGATGTGTTCCCTCACACAGTCCATAGGTGTTGCAACTCGCATGTACAGCGCAAGGCGCGTGAGAAACTTGGGAGGATGCTTACAAGGGATTCAACATTTGAGAAAGCTTTCTACGAATGCATCAATGAGTCTGAGACAGTGCATCAATTTGAAGAAACATGGCAGCACATGCTGCATTGCTTTCAGTACGCAGAGAATAGGCACTTGCCAAACATGTGGGAATGA